The proteins below are encoded in one region of Coffea arabica cultivar ET-39 chromosome 4c, Coffea Arabica ET-39 HiFi, whole genome shotgun sequence:
- the LOC113738919 gene encoding putative multidrug resistance protein, protein MEESEPENKKKKTRNPRTSQGSLRLVLKHADLLDTLLMILGTIGCFADGSSVAANMLVLGSLMNSYGRAASAFNPDDINKYALELFYVAVLVGSGAFLEGFCWARTAERQTSRLRTRYLQAVLRQDVGFFDKADGTSMTSQVVLSISTDTLTIQGVISEKIPNFITNMAMFTTAQLAALYLSWRLAVIGIPALLMLIIPGLVYGKLLSSVGQKIQEAYAVAGGIAEQAFSSIRTVFSYVGEQQTTSRFSSALEPTLNLGIKQGLLKGMAIGSIGLIFAVWALEGWYGSILVIEKGLKGGDCFTAGVCIIFGGVALGSSIVNIKYFAEANIAAATIFQMIERIPSIDSTDPKGETINDVKGELEFKDTDFAYPTRPDNLVLRKFNLKVIPRQTVGLVGGSGSGKSTVINLLERFYDPLGGEVLLDGINIKTLQLKWLRKQMALVSQEPILFATSIKENILFGKAEASEEEIIQAAKAANAHNFITQLPEGYDTLVGELGIQMSGGQKQRISIARALLVNPRILLLDEATSSLDSHSEKAVQNALNQVSQGRTTLIVAHRLSTLRNADAIAVIRSGQVVDFGSHDELVQNKYGPYSLMVQQQKKLMNDEIICTPKEAEVHSSSITETNAPAEMRMTYPASSLFLHEKQKDQEVMDQEYSPPTYLQLLKMTTPEWSSTLLGSLGALLYGFVHPLHSFCLGALISVYFINDYNEIKSQTRIYCFVFVGLSVVAFITNTIQHYSFGIMGENLTKRVREATMAKILTFETQWFEQEGNSTGALCSRLAKDATLVRSLVADRLAFLIQSISGVTLAVILSLVLAWRIALVAIALQPVTVGAFYLKGKMMTSMSKKILQSQNRSNELASEAVGNHRIITAFYSQDKVMTLFQKAQVGPKKESRKQSWYAGLGLFTSQFLGATNMALLFWYGGKLIYHQDISFKHLFQTFFIMMTAGKVVGESGSMSTDLSKGTDALKALFMILQRTSMMDPDDQHAIIPSQLHGKVELKEVDFFYPTRPKQLILNNLSLTVEAGEVVALVGQSGSGKSTIIRMIERFYDPSKGSVEIDGIDIKLYNLRALRSHIAWVGQEPCIFAGTIHENIAYGTQGATEAEVVEAATLANAHEFISSMQDGYGTYCGERGAQLSGGQKQRIAIARAILKKPRIFLLDEATSALDVKSENLVQDAFDKTMTGRTCLIVAHRLSTIQKSNKISVVDNGRIIEEGSHDDLLAKGESGAYHTLVKLQHQATAK, encoded by the exons ATGGAAGAGTCTGAGCCtgagaacaagaagaagaaaactagaAATCCAAGAACTTCACAAGGATCGCTTCGGCTTGTTCTGAAGCATGCAGACCTTCTGGATACTTTGTTGATGATACTTGGAACAATTGGATGTTTTGCAGATGGTTCAAGCGTGGCTGCAAACATGCTAGTGCTTGGCAGCCTTATGAACAGTTATGGTAGAGCTGCATCTGCTTTCAACCCTGATGACATAAACAAG TATGCCCTTGAACTGTTTTATGTTGCTGTTTTGGTTGGTTCCGGAGCATTCTTAG AGGGATTCTGTTGGGCACGCACCGCTGAAAGACAGACATCTCGACTACGCACCAGATATCTACAAGCTGTCCTACGCCAAGATGTAGGGTTTTTTGATAAAGCTGATGGAACATCCATGACATCTCAAGTGGTCTTGAGCATTTCCACTGACACACTTACCATACAAGGAGTTATCTCTGAGAAG ATTCCAAACTTCATTACAAATATGGCAATGTTCACTACTGCTCAATTAGCAGCATTATATCTTTCCTGGAGATTGGCAGTTATTGGCATCCCTGCGCTCTTGATGTTGATTATTCCAGGACTAGTGTATGGGAAGCTATTGTCTTCTGTTGGACAAAAGATCCAAGAAGCTTATGCTGTTGCAGGTGGAATAGCGGAGCAGGCGTTCTCATCCATCAGGACTGTTTTTTCTTATGTTGGAGAACAGCAAACAACAAGCAGATTTTCATCAGCTTTAGAACCTACTTTGAATCTAGGCATTAAACAAGGACTCCTGAAAGGAATGGCGATTGGTAGCATTGGTCTTATATTTGCAGTTTGGGCACTAGAGGGCTGGTACGGGAGCATCCTAGTCATTGAAAAGGGGCTCAAAGGTGGGGATTGTTTCACAGCTGGAGTTTGTATCATCTTTGGGGGAGT TGCATTGGGGAGCTCTATAGTAAATATCAAATACTTTGCTGAAGCAAATATTGCAGCTGCAAccatttttcaaatgattgaacgCATTCCAAGCATAGACTCTACAGATCCGAAAGGGGAAACCATTAATGATGTCAAAGGTGAATTGGAGTTCAAGGACACTGACTTCGCATATCCAACTAGACCAGATAACTTAGTACTTAGAAAGTTCAATCTCAAGGTGATACCCCGCCAAACTGTtggcttggttggtggcagtGGTTCAGGGAAATCAACAGTGATCAATTTGCTTGAGAGATTTTATGATCCGCTTGGAGGAGAAGTATTACTCGATGGGATTAATATAAAGACCCTACAACTAAAATGGTTGCGGAAGCAAATGGCATTAGTTAGTCAAGAACCTATACTTTTTGCAACATCAATCAAAGAGAATATTTTGTTTGGAAAAGCTGAAGCTTCAGAAGAGGAGATTATCCAAGCGGCCAAAGCTGCCAATGCGCATAACTTCATCACACAATTACCAGAAGGATACGATACTCTG GTGGGTGAACTTGGAATTCAGATGTCTGGAGGGCAGAAACAGAGGATTTCCATTGCAAGAGCATTGCTCGTGAACCCAAGAATCTTGCTGCTTGATGAAGCCACAAGTTCACTAGATTCACATTCTGAGAAAGCTGTTCAGAATGCCTTGAATCAAGTCTCACAGGGACGTACTACTCTTATAGTTGCACATCGTCTTTCTACCTTGCGCAATGCTGATGCAATTGCTGTCATTCGGTCAGGACAAGTTGTAGACTTTGGTTCACATGATGAACTTGTTCAGAACAAGTATGGTCCATATTCACTGATGGTGCAACAACAGAAGAAACTCATGAATGATGAAATAATTTGTACGCCTAAAGAAGCTGAAGTCCACAGCTCATCGATCACTGAAACGAACGCTCCAGCGGAAATGAGGATGACCTATCCAGCTTCTTCACTTTTCCTCCATGAGAAGCAAAAAGACCAGGAAGTGATGGATCAAGAGTATAGTCCCCCTACTTATCTGCAATTGTTGAAAATGACCACACCTGAATGGAGTTCAACCCTACTGGGAAGCCTTGGAGCCCTACTCTATGGATTTGTACATCCATTGCATTCTTTTTGCCTAGGTGCATTAATATCCGTTTACTTCATCAATGATTACAATGAAATCAAGTCACAGACAAGAATATATTGCTTTGTCTTCGTGGGCCTATCAGTTGTTGCTTTCATAACAAATACAATTCAGCATTACAGTTTCGGAATAATGGGAGAGAATCTGACCAAGAGAGTTAGAGAGGCAACCATGGCGAAGATCCTAACTTTTGAGACACAGTGGTTTGAACAAGAAGGTAACAGTACTGGTGCTTTGTGCTCAAGATTAGCTAAAGATGCAACCCTGGTAAGATCTCTGGTTGCAGATAGATTGGCATTTCTTATTCAGTCAATTTCAGGAGTTACTTTGGCAGTCATTTTGTCACTGGTGTTGGCTTGGAGAATTGCTCTCGTAGCTATTGCACTGCAGCCAGTTACCGTTGGTGCCTTTTATCTAAAGGGCAAGATGATGACTAGCATGTCCAAGAAAATATTGCAGTCCCAAAACAGAAGCAATGAGTTAGCAAGTGAGGCTGTTGGTAACCACAGAATCATTACGGCATTTTACTCTCAGGATAAGGTCATGACATTGTTTCAGAAGGCACAAGTAGGCCCCAAGAAGGAGAGCCGCAAGCAATCTTGGTATGCTGGCCTGGGGCTATTCACCTCACAGTTTCTTGGAGCAACAAACATGGCACTACTTTTCTGGTATGGGGGTAAACTGATTTACCATCAGGATATATCATTCAAGCACCTTTTTCAGACATTTTTCATCATGATGACAGCAGGAAAAGTGGTTGGAGAGAGTGGAAGCATGAGTACGGATCTATCAAAAGGGACGGACGCATTGAAGGCACTTTTCATGATTCTGCAAAGAACGAGCATGATGGATCCGGATGACCAACATGCCATCATTCCCTCACAATTACATGGAAAAGTAGAACTAAAAGAGGTGGATTTCTTCTACCCAACAAGACCAAAGCAACTGATCTTAAATAATCTCAGCTTAACAGTTGAAGCAGGAGAAGTGGTTGCTTTGGTCGGTCAAAGTGGCTCCGGAAAATCAACAATCATCAGAATGATTGAAAGATTTTATGACCCATCAAAGGGTTCAGTCGAAATAGATGGCATTGATATAAAATTATACAATCTGAGAGCTTTAAGGTCACACATTGCCTGGGTAGGTCAGGAGCCCTGTATTTTTGCAGGAACAATCCATGAAAACATTGCCTACGGAACACAGGGTGCAACTGAAGCCGAGGTTGTTGAGGCAGCAACTCTTGCAAATGCACATGAATTCATAAG CTCAATGCAAGATGGTTATGGAACTTACTGCGGAGAAAGAGGAGCGCAGTTATCAGGAGGCCAAAAACAAAGGATAGCTATCGCTCGTGCGATTTTGAAAAAGCCACGAATATTTCTTCTAGATGAGGCAACAAGTGCATTGGACGTTAAATCTGAAAATCTTGTACAAGATGCCTTTGACAAGACCATGACTGGTAGGACATGCCTGATTGTGGCTCATAGACTATCtacaattcaaaagtcaaacaaaatcTCTGTGGTTGATAATGGTAGGATCATAGAAGAGGGCTCTCATGATGATCTGCTAGCAAAAGGAGAAAGTGGTGCCTACCATACACTTGTAAAACTCCAACACCAGGCAACAGCGAAATGA
- the LOC113738732 gene encoding autophagy-related protein 16-like produces MVTLRIHSLMPEPEDDIVVAKEAIKQAIRALRKRHLVEEAAHAPAFLALSRPILSQGSEWKTKAENLELELQQCYKAQARLSEQLVVEVAESRESKTLVQEKEALITDLENELAQLREECSRLNALLAEKTEALELIMTEHNDLKTQLEAATVRADDLEAENKMLIDRWMLQKMQEAEHLNEANATFEDMMNKTKASSIEQLARRQVDGVVCLREEDEYCMESTVPSICKQQISAHDGGCDAIMFEHNSTKLISGGQDRVVNMWDTTTGALVRTFHGCVGSVIDLSITHDNRTIIAASVSNNLVAWDVNSGRARHTLTGHVEKVCAVDVSKVSSRHVVSSAYDRTIKVWDLHNGYCMKTLLFHSNCNALSFSTDGQAIFSGHVDGCLRLWDIQTGKLLSEVAAHSLAVTSLSLSHNGNLILTSGRDNMHNLFDMRSLEICGTFRANGSRVASNWSRSCLSSDDNYIAAGSADGSVLIWSTSNGSVVSTLKKHKGSVVCCTWSGFGKPLATSDKNGSICIWA; encoded by the exons ATGGTAACACTAAGAATTCACAGTCTAAT GCCTGAACCAGAGGACGATATAGTAGTAGCAAAAGAAGCAATCAAGCAAGCTATCAGGGCTCTTCGAAAACGGCATTTAGTCGAAGAAGCCGCTCATGCTCCAGCTTTCCTCGCTCTTTCTAGGCCGATTCTTTCTCAG GGCTCAGAATGGAAAACGAAAGCTGAAAATCTTGAATTGGAACTTCAGCAATGTTATAAAGCTCAAGCTCGATTGTCAGAGCAGCTTGTGGTCGAAGTTGCTGAATCCAGGGAGTCGAAAACATTGGTACAGGAGAAAGAAGCCCTTATCACTGATCTAGAAAATGAGCTTGCACAATTGAG GGAGGAATGTTCTCGTTTAAACGCACTCTTAGCAGAAAAGACTGAAGCTCTAGAACTTATCATGACTGAGCACAATGATCTGAAAACACAACTTGAAGCAGCAACTGTTAGAGCTGATGATCTTGAAGCAGAAAACAAGATGTTAATTGATCGATGGATGCTGCAGAAGATGCAGGAAGCTGAACACCTAAATGAG gcTAATGCCACGTTTGAAGATATGATGAACAAAACGAAGGCTAGCAGTATCGAACAGCTGGCTCGACGACAAGTAGATGGTGTGGTCTGCCTGAGAGAGGAGGATGAGTACTGCATGGAATCAACTGTTCCCAGCATATGCAAGCAACAGATCTCTGCACATGACGGTGGCTGTGATGCTATAATGTTTGAGCATAACTCCACCAAATTGATTAGTGGAGGGCAGGACCGAGTAGTAAACATGTGGGACACAACTACTGGGGCATTGGTGCGCACCTTTCATGGCTGTGTGGGCTCTGTTATTGATCTTTCTATCACCCATGATAACAGAACCATCATTGCTGCCAGTGTTTCCAACAACTTAGTTGCCTGGGATGTAAATTCGGGCCGAGCACGCCATACTCTCACGGGCCATGTTGAGAAAGTATGTGCTGTAGATGTTAGTAAAGTTTCAAGCCGCCATGTTGTTAGCTCAGCTTATGATCGTACCATAAAAGTTTGGGATCTGCACAATGGTTATTGTATGAAAACACTTCTCTTCCACAGCAATTGCAATGCACTTTCTTTTAGCACGGACGGTCAAGCCATTTTCTCAGGTCATGTGGATGGATGTCTTCGGCTGTGGGATATCCAAACTGGTAAACTTCTGAGTGAAGTTGCAGCACATTCACTTGCTGTTACATCATTATCTCTATCCCATAATGGCAATCTAATATTGACGAGTGGGAGAGACAACATGCACAATTTATTTGACATGCGGAGTCTAGAAATCTGTGGCACGTTTAGAGCGAATGGCAGTAGAGTTGCTTCTAACTGGAGCCGATCCTGTCTCAGTTCAGATGACAATTACATTGCTGCTGGATCGGCAGATGGATCTGTTCTTATTTGGTCAACATCAAATGGTAGTGTAGTAAGCACTCTAAAGAAGCACAAAGGTTCAGTTGTCTGTTGTACATGGAGTGGCTTTGGAAAACCACTAGCTACATCTGACAAGAATGGTTCTATTTGCATATGGGCATGA
- the LOC113740157 gene encoding autophagy-related protein 16 isoform X2 — MKIVQSTIRVSRLRSMPQQPVWVGGWLQHSSALLPFTFPFLSLFQIHKQKSQNFNSDSFCSRQQKQRVHPLQQKMALQEEEIKIAKEAIKHAIKALRRRHLVEEAAHSPAFIALSKPLLSQGSEWKEKAENLEVELQQCYKAQARLSEQLVVEVAESRTFKTAIQEKDAIIADLQSEVAKARDECSDLNTLLEEKTKALELMISENQVLKTQLEEAKARADKFEAENKMLIDRWMLQKMQDAERLNEVNNSSIEQLARQQVDGVVRRSEEGAEYYVESSIPNMCKQRIPGHEGGCGTIVFEYNSTKLISGGQDRDVKMWDTNTGALVRTFEGCVGSVLDLSITPDNRTIIAASGSKNLVVWDASSARTRHTLTGHMEKVVAVDVSKISSRHVVSAAYDRTIKVWDLQKGYCINTILFPSNCNALTFSIDGQTICSGHVDGNLRLWDIQTGKLLSEVAAHSLAVTSLSLSRNGNTILTSGRDNLHNLFDMRTLEVCGTFRANGNRVASNWSRSCLSSDDNYVAAGSVDGSVHIWSISNAKIVSTLKEHTTSVLCCSWSGFGKPLATSDKNGSICVWT, encoded by the exons ATGAAGATTGTGCAATCAACTATTCGAGTCTCGAGGTTAAG ATCGATGCCTCAACAGCCAGTGTGGGTGGGTGGCTGGCTGCAGCATTCCTCCGCACTTCTCCCcttcacttttccttttctttccctatTCCAAATTCACaagcaaaaatcacaaaatttcaactcagaTTCATTTTGCTCAAGACAACAAAAACAAAGGGTCCATCCCCTCCAGCAAAAAAT GGCTTTGCAAGAGGAGGAAATAAAGATAGCGAAGGAAGCAATCAAGCATGCTATCAAAGCCCTTCGAAGAAGGCATTTGGTGGAAGAAGCAGCTCATTCCCCGGCTTTCATCGCCCTTTCTAAGCCTCTTCTTTCTCAG GGCTCAGAGTGGAAAGAGAAAGCTGAAAATCTTGAAGTGGAACTTCAGCAGTGTTATAAAGCTCAGGCTCGATTGTCAGAGCAGCTTGTGGTGGAAGTGGCTGAATCAAGAACTTTTAAAACTGCAATTCAAGAGAAAGATGCCATTATAGCTGATCTACAGAGTGAGGTTGCAAAAGCAAG GGATGAATGTTCAGATTTGAATACACTCTTAGAAGAAAAGACTAAAGCTCTAGAACTCATGATAAGTGAAAATCAGGTTCTTAAAACACAACTTGAAGAGGCAAAAGCTAGAGCGGACAAGTTTGAAGCAGAGAATAAGATGCTAATTGATCGATGGATGCTGCAGAAGATGCAGGATGCTGAACGCCTTAATGAG GTGAATAATAGCAGCATAGAACAGCTGGCTCGTCAACAAGTAGATGGTGTGGTCCGCCGAAGTGAAGAGGGTGCTGAGTACTATGTGGAGTCAAGTATTCCCAATATGTGTAAGCAACGGATCCCTGGACATGAAGGTGGCTGTGGTACTATAGTATTTGAGTACAACTCCACCAAATTGATTAGTGGAGGGCAGGACCGAGATGTGAAAATGTGGGACACAAACACTGGTGCACTGGTGCGCACTTTTGAAGGTTGTGTGGGTTCTGTTCTTGATCTTTCTATCACCCCTGATAACAGAACCATCATAGCTGCTAGTGGTTCAAAGAATTTAGTTGTCTGGGATGCAAGTTCAGCCAGAACACGCCATACTCTCACAGGTCATATGGAGAAAGTAGTTGCTGTAGATGTTAGTAAAATTTCAAGTCGCCATGTTGTGAGTGCAGCTTATGATCGTACCATAAAAGTTTGGGATCTGCAGAAGGGTTACTGTATTAACACAATTCTCTTCCCCAGCAATTGCAATGCGCTGACTTTTAGCATAGATGGACAAACTATCTGTTCAGGTCATGTAGATGGAAATCTTCGGCTGTGGGATATACAAACTGGTAAACTTTTGAGTGAGGTTGCAGCACATTCACTTGCTGTTACATCACTGTCTCTATCTCGAAATGGTAACACAATATTGACAAGTGGCAGAGACAACTTGCACAATTTATTTGACATGCGGACCCTTGAAGTTTGTGGCACATTCAGAGCAAATGGCAACAGAGTTGCATCTAATTGGAGCAGATCCTGTCTCAGTTCAGATGACAATTATGTTGCTGCTGGATCTGTTGATGGATCTGTTCATATTTGGTCAATATCAAATGCTAAAATTGTAAGCACTCTAAAGGAACATACAACTTCAGTTCTTTGTTGTTCATGGAGTGGCTTTGGAAAACCACTAGCAACATCTGATAAGAATGGTTCTATCTGTGTATGGACATGA
- the LOC113740157 gene encoding autophagy-related protein 16 isoform X1 yields MKIVQSTIRVSRLRSMPQQPVWVGGWLQHSSALLPFTFPFLSLFQIHKQKSQNFNSDSFCSRQQKQRVHPLQQKMALQEEEIKIAKEAIKHAIKALRRRHLVEEAAHSPAFIALSKPLLSQGSEWKEKAENLEVELQQCYKAQARLSEQLVVEVAESRTFKTAIQEKDAIIADLQSEVAKARDECSDLNTLLEEKTKALELMISENQVLKTQLEEAKARADKFEAENKMLIDRWMLQKMQDAERLNEANAIYGDMLDQVNNSSIEQLARQQVDGVVRRSEEGAEYYVESSIPNMCKQRIPGHEGGCGTIVFEYNSTKLISGGQDRDVKMWDTNTGALVRTFEGCVGSVLDLSITPDNRTIIAASGSKNLVVWDASSARTRHTLTGHMEKVVAVDVSKISSRHVVSAAYDRTIKVWDLQKGYCINTILFPSNCNALTFSIDGQTICSGHVDGNLRLWDIQTGKLLSEVAAHSLAVTSLSLSRNGNTILTSGRDNLHNLFDMRTLEVCGTFRANGNRVASNWSRSCLSSDDNYVAAGSVDGSVHIWSISNAKIVSTLKEHTTSVLCCSWSGFGKPLATSDKNGSICVWT; encoded by the exons ATGAAGATTGTGCAATCAACTATTCGAGTCTCGAGGTTAAG ATCGATGCCTCAACAGCCAGTGTGGGTGGGTGGCTGGCTGCAGCATTCCTCCGCACTTCTCCCcttcacttttccttttctttccctatTCCAAATTCACaagcaaaaatcacaaaatttcaactcagaTTCATTTTGCTCAAGACAACAAAAACAAAGGGTCCATCCCCTCCAGCAAAAAAT GGCTTTGCAAGAGGAGGAAATAAAGATAGCGAAGGAAGCAATCAAGCATGCTATCAAAGCCCTTCGAAGAAGGCATTTGGTGGAAGAAGCAGCTCATTCCCCGGCTTTCATCGCCCTTTCTAAGCCTCTTCTTTCTCAG GGCTCAGAGTGGAAAGAGAAAGCTGAAAATCTTGAAGTGGAACTTCAGCAGTGTTATAAAGCTCAGGCTCGATTGTCAGAGCAGCTTGTGGTGGAAGTGGCTGAATCAAGAACTTTTAAAACTGCAATTCAAGAGAAAGATGCCATTATAGCTGATCTACAGAGTGAGGTTGCAAAAGCAAG GGATGAATGTTCAGATTTGAATACACTCTTAGAAGAAAAGACTAAAGCTCTAGAACTCATGATAAGTGAAAATCAGGTTCTTAAAACACAACTTGAAGAGGCAAAAGCTAGAGCGGACAAGTTTGAAGCAGAGAATAAGATGCTAATTGATCGATGGATGCTGCAGAAGATGCAGGATGCTGAACGCCTTAATGAG GCTAATGCAATATATGGAGATATGCTAGACCAGGTGAATAATAGCAGCATAGAACAGCTGGCTCGTCAACAAGTAGATGGTGTGGTCCGCCGAAGTGAAGAGGGTGCTGAGTACTATGTGGAGTCAAGTATTCCCAATATGTGTAAGCAACGGATCCCTGGACATGAAGGTGGCTGTGGTACTATAGTATTTGAGTACAACTCCACCAAATTGATTAGTGGAGGGCAGGACCGAGATGTGAAAATGTGGGACACAAACACTGGTGCACTGGTGCGCACTTTTGAAGGTTGTGTGGGTTCTGTTCTTGATCTTTCTATCACCCCTGATAACAGAACCATCATAGCTGCTAGTGGTTCAAAGAATTTAGTTGTCTGGGATGCAAGTTCAGCCAGAACACGCCATACTCTCACAGGTCATATGGAGAAAGTAGTTGCTGTAGATGTTAGTAAAATTTCAAGTCGCCATGTTGTGAGTGCAGCTTATGATCGTACCATAAAAGTTTGGGATCTGCAGAAGGGTTACTGTATTAACACAATTCTCTTCCCCAGCAATTGCAATGCGCTGACTTTTAGCATAGATGGACAAACTATCTGTTCAGGTCATGTAGATGGAAATCTTCGGCTGTGGGATATACAAACTGGTAAACTTTTGAGTGAGGTTGCAGCACATTCACTTGCTGTTACATCACTGTCTCTATCTCGAAATGGTAACACAATATTGACAAGTGGCAGAGACAACTTGCACAATTTATTTGACATGCGGACCCTTGAAGTTTGTGGCACATTCAGAGCAAATGGCAACAGAGTTGCATCTAATTGGAGCAGATCCTGTCTCAGTTCAGATGACAATTATGTTGCTGCTGGATCTGTTGATGGATCTGTTCATATTTGGTCAATATCAAATGCTAAAATTGTAAGCACTCTAAAGGAACATACAACTTCAGTTCTTTGTTGTTCATGGAGTGGCTTTGGAAAACCACTAGCAACATCTGATAAGAATGGTTCTATCTGTGTATGGACATGA